The following coding sequences are from one Bombus terrestris chromosome 14, iyBomTerr1.2, whole genome shotgun sequence window:
- the LOC100648998 gene encoding uncharacterized Golgi apparatus membrane protein-like protein CG5021 isoform X2, whose translation MASASVPLLMDDDTIAFGEEDETGQSNNKLKHPYVTMFHLAFRITAIVAYMLCGWFSNSFITSFVVVVLLLSMDFWTVKNITGRLMVGLRWWNYVDDNGKSHWVFESKKNRINTTEARIFWLALILCPLLWSVFFVAALFSLKFKWLLLVCIAIVLNSANLYGYVKCKMGNDKNISTATSDFLRKQVIQNVASMMTRSPPAGNPSAPTNVI comes from the exons GTACCTTTGCTAATGGATGATGACACAATTGCTTTTGGTGAAGAGGATGAAACGGGTCAAAGCAACAATAAACTTaa ACATCCATATGTTACCATGTTTCATTTAGCCTTCAGAATAACAGCGATAGTAGCCTATATGTTATGTGGATGGTTTTCAAATAGTTTCATAACTAGTTTCGTAGTCGTTGTATTGCTTTTGTCAATGGACTTTTGGACTGTCAAAAATATCACCGGAAGGTTAATGGTTGGTCTTAGATGGTGGAATTACGTGGATGACAATGGAAAAAGTCACTGggtatttgaatctaaaaaG AACCGCATTAATACTACAGAAGCACGTATCTTTTGGTTAGCCTTAATACTCTGTCCACTTTTGTGGTCGGTGTTTTTTGTGGCAGCCTTGTTTAGTTTGAAATTTAAGTGGCTGTTGCTCGTTTGCATTGCGATCGTTTTGAATAGTGCAAATTTATATGGATACGTAAAATGCAAAATgggaaatgataaaaatatttctactgcCACCAGCGACTTTTTAAGAAAACAAGTCATACAAAAT GTTGCGTCCATGATGACCAGGAGTCCACCCGCAGGTAATCCAAGTGCGCCAACTAATGTGATATAA
- the LOC100648998 gene encoding uncharacterized Golgi apparatus membrane protein-like protein CG5021 isoform X3, with protein sequence MDDDTIAFGEEDETGQSNNKLKHPYVTMFHLAFRITAIVAYMLCGWFSNSFITSFVVVVLLLSMDFWTVKNITGRLMVGLRWWNYVDDNGKSHWVFESKKGVQQNRINTTEARIFWLALILCPLLWSVFFVAALFSLKFKWLLLVCIAIVLNSANLYGYVKCKMGNDKNISTATSDFLRKQVIQNVASMMTRSPPAGNPSAPTNVI encoded by the exons ATGGATGATGACACAATTGCTTTTGGTGAAGAGGATGAAACGGGTCAAAGCAACAATAAACTTaa ACATCCATATGTTACCATGTTTCATTTAGCCTTCAGAATAACAGCGATAGTAGCCTATATGTTATGTGGATGGTTTTCAAATAGTTTCATAACTAGTTTCGTAGTCGTTGTATTGCTTTTGTCAATGGACTTTTGGACTGTCAAAAATATCACCGGAAGGTTAATGGTTGGTCTTAGATGGTGGAATTACGTGGATGACAATGGAAAAAGTCACTGggtatttgaatctaaaaaG GGTGTCCAACAGAACCGCATTAATACTACAGAAGCACGTATCTTTTGGTTAGCCTTAATACTCTGTCCACTTTTGTGGTCGGTGTTTTTTGTGGCAGCCTTGTTTAGTTTGAAATTTAAGTGGCTGTTGCTCGTTTGCATTGCGATCGTTTTGAATAGTGCAAATTTATATGGATACGTAAAATGCAAAATgggaaatgataaaaatatttctactgcCACCAGCGACTTTTTAAGAAAACAAGTCATACAAAAT GTTGCGTCCATGATGACCAGGAGTCCACCCGCAGGTAATCCAAGTGCGCCAACTAATGTGATATAA
- the LOC100648998 gene encoding uncharacterized Golgi apparatus membrane protein-like protein CG5021 isoform X1 — protein MASASVPLLMDDDTIAFGEEDETGQSNNKLKHPYVTMFHLAFRITAIVAYMLCGWFSNSFITSFVVVVLLLSMDFWTVKNITGRLMVGLRWWNYVDDNGKSHWVFESKKGVQQNRINTTEARIFWLALILCPLLWSVFFVAALFSLKFKWLLLVCIAIVLNSANLYGYVKCKMGNDKNISTATSDFLRKQVIQNVASMMTRSPPAGNPSAPTNVI, from the exons GTACCTTTGCTAATGGATGATGACACAATTGCTTTTGGTGAAGAGGATGAAACGGGTCAAAGCAACAATAAACTTaa ACATCCATATGTTACCATGTTTCATTTAGCCTTCAGAATAACAGCGATAGTAGCCTATATGTTATGTGGATGGTTTTCAAATAGTTTCATAACTAGTTTCGTAGTCGTTGTATTGCTTTTGTCAATGGACTTTTGGACTGTCAAAAATATCACCGGAAGGTTAATGGTTGGTCTTAGATGGTGGAATTACGTGGATGACAATGGAAAAAGTCACTGggtatttgaatctaaaaaG GGTGTCCAACAGAACCGCATTAATACTACAGAAGCACGTATCTTTTGGTTAGCCTTAATACTCTGTCCACTTTTGTGGTCGGTGTTTTTTGTGGCAGCCTTGTTTAGTTTGAAATTTAAGTGGCTGTTGCTCGTTTGCATTGCGATCGTTTTGAATAGTGCAAATTTATATGGATACGTAAAATGCAAAATgggaaatgataaaaatatttctactgcCACCAGCGACTTTTTAAGAAAACAAGTCATACAAAAT GTTGCGTCCATGATGACCAGGAGTCCACCCGCAGGTAATCCAAGTGCGCCAACTAATGTGATATAA